In Blastocatellia bacterium, the genomic window GTGTTCGGCACGCTTGGCTATTGCACGGTGCGCCTGCACAAACAGCATCTGGAACAGATGACCATCCTCAACGCCGACCGCATCAGCGATGCGATCAAACGCAGCACGCGATATAGCATGCTCAAAAACCATCGTGACGAGGTCTATCACATCATCAAGACGATCGGCAACGAACCGGGCTTCAACAAAATCCGGATTTTTAATGAGCAAGGCAAAATCAGTTTCTCAACTGATGAGCGCGAGGTCAACCAATACGTGGACAAGACGGCCGAGGCCTGCTACGGCTGTCACGCGGCTGATCAGCCGTTGACGCGACTGAATCGCCCAGATCGCATGCGAATCTATACTGACGCTGATGGCACGCGCATTCTCGGCGTCATCAATCCAATTGAAAATGAGCCGAGTTGCTACACTGCGGCCTGTCATGCCCATCCGGCAGATCAGCAAGTGCTCGGTGTGTTGGACGTGACCATGTCGCTGGCCAGTGTGGACGCAAGCATGGCAGATGCCCAACGACAGATGGTGAGCATGTTCGTCGTCATGATTTTCTTGATGGCGCTGTTGGTGATCGGCCTTATCTGGGCGATGGTACATCGGCCACTTCAGCAACTGCTGATCGGAACGCAGCGCGTGGCTGCCGGCGACCTGACCTATAAAGTTCACGTCAGCGCTCAGGATGAAATTGGCGACGTGGCCCTCTCGTTCAATCAAATGACCGAGCAACTCAAACTAGCTCATGAGCAGCTCACCGAGTGGGCTCAATCGTTGGAACAGCGCGTCGCCGAAAAAACCGATGAACTGAAACGCGCCCATGAACAGATGATTCAGGTGGAACGCATGGCCTCGCTGGGCAAATTGGCGGCCATTGTGGCTCATGAGCTGAATAACCCGCTGGCTGGCATTCTCACATACGCGAAG contains:
- a CDS encoding ATP-binding protein: VFGTLGYCTVRLHKQHLEQMTILNADRISDAIKRSTRYSMLKNHRDEVYHIIKTIGNEPGFNKIRIFNEQGKISFSTDEREVNQYVDKTAEACYGCHAADQPLTRLNRPDRMRIYTDADGTRILGVINPIENEPSCYTAACHAHPADQQVLGVLDVTMSLASVDASMADAQRQMVSMFVVMIFLMALLVIGLIWAMVHRPLQQLLIGTQRVAAGDLTYKVHVSAQDEIGDVALSFNQMTEQLKLAHEQLTEWAQSLEQRVAEKTDELKRAHEQMIQVERMASLGKLAAIVAHELNNPLAGILTYAKLLLKKLQQNGSGDLKTEQARQYLETIAAESARCGDIVKNLLQFARHTPVNRQPTDINELIRQSLRLVQHNIDLMNVQTRVQLDERRPIVTCDGQQIKQALVALLINACEAMTPGEGILDVISHYDAEAQAIQITIRDNGIGMDATTQQHIFEPFFTTKEQGRGVGLGLAVVYGIIQRHAGQIEVQSAPGQGATFTIRLPDATINHQPSALEVTHQP